CCGCACGCCTCGCCTAATCCTCCTGGGACGTTGTCTCGCCCAAGGTACCGCCTCTCCGGTCAACACCGTCGCTGCTAACCTCAATAGGCAATCTATACATATAATTcaaagcaaaaggaaaaaagaaaggaaaaactaGAGGGAGGGGATGCAAGATCTAACCCGTTCATCCATCTTCTCAAACCGTCTCCCGGTCAGCCACCATAGCAGTTAGCGGGAAAGGAAAGGGATGTGGTCGCCCCCCCTAGATCTAGGCATATCCGAAGAGATTATTTAAGGAGCTACCACAAGATCCACCTCCAGAACCAACCGCCGACTCAACATCATCGATGGAGAGGGAACAAAGGAGAGACAACTGCTAGTCCCCACCCAAACGAACGTTGATGATTTTCTCACGAGAACGGCTAACGACATAGCTGCATGCAGGAATGAAGCTACAAACCTAGGTAATACAGAGAGCTGCTGCTACGATATCCCTCCTTTCCCTACTCCGAACGCCGGCGGCTGCCTCAGCGAAGCAGGAGAAAAGGAGGATTTCCCTAGATCTGGATGGAAGGAGAGGGGCGAGAAACTAGGGTTAatttgcggcggcggcggcggaggaggaggaggagaaaaggaGGATTGCCCTAGATCTGGATGGAAGGAGATGGGTGAAATATTAGGGTTCAtttgcggcggcagcggcagaggaggaggaggaggagaaaaggaGGATTGCTCTAGATCTGGATGGAAGGAGATGGGTGAAATATTAGGGTTCAtttgcggcggcggtggcggcggagaaaACAAGAATTGCCTCTAGTTATTTCTGTGAGAAAATGGACGGCTGACATTGAGGGTCGGAGCCATCGGATGGCCCAACGCGTTTCAACATATGGAGCGAAATATTAGGGTTAatttgcggcggcggcggccgcagaaaaaacaagaatTGCCTCTAGTTGTTTCTACGATGAAATGGACGGCTGAGGTTGAGTGCCGGAGCTATCGGACGGCCCAGCACGTTTCAACAGATGGTATGGTTCCCGTCCACCTGAAAAATCGGTGGAGCCAAAACATACGAGCGAATCTAAATCTATTCACTGACATGTAGGTCAATGTTCACCATGTAAGTTtcgggcccacatgtcagtgagtTTGGGTACGCTCAACCATGGTATAAGCGCTTCTCGCGGCTCCTGGCCTGCACACGATCCTCTATAAAAACGAGGCCCCCGCAGCGGTTTTTCTCATCTTCTTCCGTTTTCCCTTCTCGCTGTAGCGCTTCCAAAACCCTCTCTGTCTCTCCGATGGCCTCGATGGGGGCCGGGCGCGGCGGTCGCGGCGACGGCTCAGGCCGCGGCCGAGGCCGTGGTGGCGGACGGGGCGACGGCGGAGGGCGCGGTctcggcggccgtggcggggccggagccggaggagtcGGTTACCCGCAGCCGCAAGGTCGCGGTAATGGCGGAGGCCGCGTCCCTGGCGGGCGAGGACCTGGTGGGTACCAGCAGCCGCTGGCGCCCGCTCGCGTCGATGCGGGAGACCGTGGGCCGGCCGCTCCCCGTGCGGTCCCCGCGGCGTCCACGAGTTCCGCGCCTGCGTCGGCGGCAGCGTCTGCCCATGCTCTCGCAAGGGACCTGGGCAGGATGACCGTGATGGTACCCGCTGCTCACCCCGCTGCGCCATCCGCGGCGATCCCGGCTCCTGCTGCCACGGCGACCCCCGCTCCTGGCGCCCCTGCTCCTGCCGCGGCGacccctgctcctcctccacaaGCGTCCGCCGCGGTGGGGGCTGGATCTCAACCGGCTCTTCCAGCGGCTGCTCCGGTGTCAAGCAAGGCGCTGATGCCACCGGCGCGTCCTGGATTCGGCAGAGCGGGCCAGAAGATCACCGTGCGCGCGAACCACTTCCTCGTCCGCGTGGCCGACAAGGACGTTTGCCACTACGATGTAAGCCTTCCTCTGCGATCTCTTCCTGCTCGAGTCTAAATCTCTACTAATCTTGTACCTGCTTAATTATCTGCTTAAATCTCGCGTGGTTTCGGTTAAGTAAAACTAAATCTCTGCGGTGCCGTTCTATGCTGCTTCGATAGATCGATCCCCTCTCTGCTAGAGATAGGATCAAATGTAGGAGTTCGAACAAGGGACGATGGTAGGGCAGTAGGCGCGCGTAGTTACGTTGTTGATGTTCGGTAGGGCCCAGATCTCTTGCTCGTAGTCCATGTTCGAGGGCCATGTTTCactttgataaaaaaaaacgcGCAGATCTTGTGACGGTTCTCTGTTCTTTTATACGTGTCGATTGTGTGTGTAACATTTTTTCCAGTCTATATATTCGATCAAGCTATGCAATGTGTACTAGCTACTAGGCGTACCTTTCAATGTGAGATGTACACACATTTCCTCGAAGTTTCTGAGCTCCGCAAATGTGGcttatgtttcttttcttttgtgtatTTACTACTTTTTTCACGCGGTAGCTAGAGGGGTTTCTATTTCGAGCAAAAGTCTTGCAGCGCGCATGTGGCGTGCTGGCTCCGTTCTGGACGGCGCTGCATTGCTCTGTGCTCGCAGCACAGCTGGTTTCTTTCAATGATGAATAACGGAGGCAAAGACTGGTACACGGGATAATGTGCTTTGTCCAACCTTTGCTGATTTAGGCAAGACCTCGGCTCTGTGTGGTTGCGCCGTTGATAGGCATACTAGCTGCAGAGTTTGCCTTGTTCTGTGTGTGGCGTTCTGGTCTTTTTTACCACGCTCGTTTTGACTATGATAAACCAACGCTGTGCTTGTTTAAGATTGTTGATTATTTCGTGCTGCTCTTTAACCCAATGCTAATTAGTGGACTTACTTTACTTTTATCGGATCCCCCTTTCAGGTCGCCATCAATCCCGAGCCGAAGGCGAGACGGATCAACAGGGTTCTGATGTCGGAGCTCCTGAACATCCATCGTGCATCGTCTCTCGGTGGCCTACTGGTCGCTTATGATGGTAGCAAGAGCCTCTACACTGCAGGCGAGCTGCCTTTCAAGGTGATGGATTTCTCCATCAAGCTGGGCAAAGAACGCAGAGAAATGTGAGCATGGTTTTATTTTGATGTTTCTTTGTGCACCTAGCTAGTCTGTTTAATTTCATTTGTGAAGTGCATGCTAATTGatgaatttaatttcatttccTATTGATCTCCACGGGTGATAGTGAGTACAAGGTCACAATTCGATTTGCTGCACGGGCAAACTTGTACCACCTACAGCAGTTCCTCAGTGGTCGTCAAAGGGACTGCCCACAGGACACCATACAAGCGCTGGACGTTGCGCTGAGGGAGACACCTTCTCAGAAGTATGACATCATTGTTAACATCTCTAGCTCTTCTCTGTTATATTTGTTTTTactactatttttttaaagtcGTTAACATATACTTGGTTCTCCTACTTCTGCAGCTATGCCACTTTTTCTCGATcgttcttctcctccaatttTGGCCAAAGCGACATTGGTGATGGGCTGGAGTGTTGGAAGGGTTATTATCAGAGCTTGAGGCCCACTCAAATGGGCCTCTCATTGAATATAGGTGCATATTTGTCCTAAAACTCCTCTTGATTCACTGACAGAAAATCACACCATAGGCCATTCTTGCAATTATTCTTTGACTGAGTGTTCTTGCGAAAGTAGTCAGGTCTGTTTGATTATGTTTTCTGTTTACCTGGATTCCAAATTCACGAAGTCAAGGGGGGGTATTTTGTTTTAGATGGTGTGCGCCGGGCCCAGGCAGCAGTGCAATGCCTGGGCAAGACACGAGGGGGAGTAGTTTAAACACAAGTCCAACCACCCAATTGAAAacttattactccctccgtcccaaaataactgtTGTGAATTTGTACAagatcttatacaaattcacgacacttatttttggacggagggagtagtagtgtGGCTCTGttggcaaaataaaaatccgCACATGAGTTCAGTTAAGCAATAGTGTTTATTAGTTTAGTTTTCGTGCGCACATGAATTTATTTGTGCAGTTCTTTTCCACAgcttattattttttctgaacTCGTTGTACTTCTGTGCTACAGACACATCCTCAACGTCATTCTATAAGGCAATCTCGGTGATAAAATATGTTCAAGCGTGTCTACCGAATGCCGACACTAGACGTCCTCTTTCTGACAGGGACCGTCTGAAGGTACTACATTTGTCAACACAAAATATAGCACAGAAAATGTTTTAGCAACTAACTTTtggtttttcattttttttagattaaGAAAGCACTGCGGGGAGTTCGTGTTGAAACCACACACCAACAGGGCAAACGGAGTTCCTACAAGATAACTGGGATTACTTCTGTCCCACTGATTCAGCTCAAGTACTTGTTTCTCCTCGTAATCCCATTTCGTCCATGCAATATACCCCCCTCCCCCCTGCTTGCAGTGCCAAATTATTTACTGGTAGTTGTTGTTTCTAGCTTTTCTCTGGATGAAGGCACCCAGATGACTGTTGCACAATATTTTCTGGAACGATACAAGTATAGACTGGAGTTCACATCTTGGCCATGTCTGCAGTCGGGCAATGATTCTCGTCCTATATATTTGCCAATGGAGGTATATTTTGCTTGGTTTTTGCACAACAGCGGCTGTGAAATTCTGCTACTGACAAACCATATGTTTGTAGGTATGCACAATTATAGAAGGCCAAAGATTCACTAGGAAGCTTAATGAGAAACAAGTGACTGGCATACTGCGAGCAACATGTCAGCGTCCCCAGCTTAGGGAAGAGAATATACGTAAGGTATTTGTCAAGACGACAGTTATAACACTACTTACAAAGGATTGGGAATTTTAGTAGCTTAGAGAGTGTTTATGACATTCTTATACATACATTTTAGCATTCCACTTCTGCTTTGTGATCTAGCATCATTTTTTGTATGCTTTGACATGAGCAAACTGTTACAAATGATCACATACTTATTCATGTATTTTATAGATGGTTGAAAGCAACAACTATGCAGCCGATAGGATGGCCCGGGAGTTTGGGATCGATGTTGCCAATCAAATGGTCAATGTGCACGCCCGCGTGCTGCCTCCACCCACGGTGGCTATTCTACATTTGGTCCTTTATCTCCTGCTTTTTGTTGATTAATTCCAactgtttattttgttttagcTGAAATATCATGAATCTGGAAAGGACAAAGCTTGTGCACCCAGTGTTGGCCAATGGAATATGATCAATAAGGTGATTCAGTTCTGACTTTATATGAACTCTGAAATCAATTTTTTCTacattttttagtttttttgaTAATGCGACAGAACCGTAACAATCTTGTCCGAACTTTCTAAACGCTGCCCAAAATTGTAGTACTcgctccgtttcataaagattggcacgatTTATAACTAGCTCTAGTTCAAAGCCGTGACAATCTTTATCAAAAGGAGGGAGTGCATTTTTTAATTTGGAAAGAGACCCTAGATTTCTATCTCCAGAACATGAACATGAGACTGTGATCtagtttttttaattgttCCAATTGCTGACGTGTCctttctaattttattttagaaaatGGTTAATGGAGCAAACGTTCAGAGATGGACTTGTTTAAACTTCTCACGCATGCACATTGATGGGGTGCGTATGTTTTGTGACGACCTAGTCCGTATGTGCAACGCCATTGGCATGGTAAGTTTGGCGCATGTTTCTTGATACAATATCCTGGTACCATCAGTCACTGTAGACTTAATTTAGTCTCTAATCATCCAGGTTGTCAATGTAAAGCCCGTGGATAAAGTTTGCTCAGCTTCTGCTAACAACATAGAAGGTGCTTTGAAAGATGTTCACAAAATGTTTCCTGATCTTCAGTTGCTTATTGTGATTCTCCCAGATGTTACTGGTCATTATGGTATGCACACTCTTTCTATTCCTTAAATCTCTTCATGTTTTCTGGCCTCACAGAATCATATTTGTGCCATTCTggttccccccccccccccccccccccaataaATTAGCAGAACAAAGAGGCAAGTTGCAATGTTAACACAATATGTGCATAACATTATGTATCTATGTTAACACAATCTATACATATATGCTAACACAATCTGAACATAATATGTACATAAACATATATTTGTGCAATTCTGTAGGGAAAGTTAAGAAGGTGTGCGAGACTGACCTTGGGATAGTAACCCAATGCCTTAAACCAGGCAAGGTCTACAATGCTAAAAAGCaatattttgaaaatgttGCACTTAAGATCAATGTCAAGGTGAGTTTGATGGCAGTCGCCTTTCCTGTATGTTTAAGATATTCGTTGGTACTGATATTTATGCTTTCTTAATTAGGCTGGAGGGAGAAATACAGCTCTTCAGCAAGCTCTTTCGCGTCAAACACCCTTAGTCTCCGATAGACCAACAATCATTTTTGGTGCTGATGTAACACATCCTGCAGCAGGGGAGGATTCCTCGGCATCGATTGCAGCTGTCAGTTTCTTACATCCTCTTGCAACAAGTGTTCAATTGTTAATCTGGATCATAGTTTGTATGGATTTAAATGGACTCTCAGTTTATTATCGGAATGGCATTGTTGTGATGCAGTTGGCATGATTCGTTTTGAGTGATTCGTGTTGAGTGAATGCAGGTGGTGGCCTCTATGGACTGGCCTGAAATCACGAAGTACAAAGCTGTGGTCTCAGCGCAACCACCGAGGCAGGAGATTATTCAAGAACTCTTTTGGACTGGTAAAGATCCAGAGAAGGGCACCCCTGTGCACGGTGGTATGATCAGGTAAGTACTTTGCGTCCTCCAGAATATTCAATGATGATAGTGGCTTAAAACTGTCGCTTTCTCTGCAGGGAACTACTGATTTCATTCCTTAAGAAGACCAATTTTAAGCCTCAGAGGATAATATTCTACAGGTCTGTCCTTCAAATCACGATTTTATCATTCATTGATGATCCCTTGTTGAAGTGCTATTGTGGTCCTATTTAGGGATGGTGTGAGCGAAGGGCAGTTCGCTCAAGTTCTGTTACATGAAATGGATGCCATCAGAAAGGTGATGCCTAAGTTTCATTTCGATCTTTGCCTGTCTGGTTCTGCTTTCATCATGTTATGTTGTGCTCAcgcaatattttttttctgtggaAAGGCTTGTGCATCTTTGCAGGAGGATTATATGCCCCCAGTGACATTTGTGGTAGTCCAGAAAAGACACCACACAAGGCTCTTCCCTGAGGTGCACGGAAAGCAGTGTGACAAAAGTGGAAACATCCTTGCTGGTAAgtgccacacacacacagacacacacacaGTATGTGCTAGTGTAAGAGCATCCGCATTTGTCACTGTCTTGCAGGAACCGTGGTTGACACCAACGTTTGCCATCCTACCGAGTTTGATTTCTACCTGTGTAGCCATGCCGGAATTCAGGTACATATCCGCAACTGTCAACTATCTGGTGGCACCTGCAGTGCACCGATTTCCTTGCCCAGTGGTAAGAACACTTGTGACGGCCTGGACTGATGCGTGTGCATGTTTTTTCAGGGCACAAGCAGACCAACGCACTACCATGTGCTCTTTGATGAAAACCATTTCTCTGCCGATGAGTTGCAGTTGCTCACCAACAATCTGTGCTACACGTAAGCTCAGCCCCTCCCACAAACATTCACCACTGCTCTCTGTTTTAGTATTCACGCTGATATTTATATCCTTAAACTGTAAATGCAGATACGCAAGGTGCACTCGCTCTGTCTCAGTTGGTGAGTTCCGTTCCCAAGATCATCTcacattttccttttcttaaaGGCCACACTGATGTGTTATGTTTGGTTCCTTGCTTGGTGCAGTTCCGCCTGCCTACTACGCTCACCTGGCGGCGTTCCGTGCTCGGTACTACGACGAGCAAATGGAGGGTTCCGACGGCGGGTCGGTCGTCAGCGGTGGCAGCAGGGCATCAGCCGCCACCGGCGCAGGAGCTGCTGGCGCTCCCGCGGCGTTCCGCCAACTCCCCCAGATCAAGGACAAAGTCAAGGACGTGATGTTCTACTGCTGAATTGATCATGGCTGCTGGCAAGTCCTCCGTGGGAGTGTGGTTTGGTTAGAAATTTCGGTGCTACTTCCGTTTGGAACTTGTGGTGAATTGTGATGTTGCTGTTGGTAAAATTGCGAACTGCCATGCTGACGTGGTTTTGCGTTTATCTGAGAGGTTCGGTGATTTTTGTTTAGGTTCGCTCTGAAATATGCTTGCTTGCAGATCTCCGTTTCAAAGATATCTATTGGTGTGTGGTAGATTTCTATATCCTATAATCCTGTTTGTCCCACCTCTTTTcgtctattttatttttattattttgtcTTTGGTATTCAGCTGACGTATTTGATTTTAAAGTTATCACCATTTGAACCAAATCAATACAGGGCTTATCCGGGGTCCGGACAGTCCGCATAAGAACTTTGACACATGTTTTCTTTAATAATTCCAAAATAACTCAGAATGATAGTTACATCTGATattattttgtgaagaaaAAGCAAGCTCTCCTTGGAGGACAACAATTCTTTCTTTAGAAGTAGCAGCTGCTGGCCAAGAGAAGCTCTCCTGTTTGTAAATTTTGgagtaaaagaaaaatctgaaaatgtTTGCGAGAAGCGTCTTTGGCGCAGCTCCGCTCCGCCACGGGCGGACATACATTTCCAGAGAGACGCTTTCTTCCCCATTTCTTCTTTCCTCATGCCCGTCCCGCGTTGTAGCCGCTGCCCCATCCGTGCGTCACCGTGCTGCTGCCGGAGGCCAGATCCGGCGGCCCCGCTGTTGCGGCTCATCcccaggtggatccgacggtgagtattgttttatttttaatataaattaaattaaatgctaaaattaaactaaaactaaaagtgcgtaataaaaaataaaagttcaAACAAGTAAAAGGTCAAGTTTTTACAATTAAAAGTTGAAAAACTAAAAAGCAAAAACGAAAACTTCGGACAAACCCAAAAAGAAGGTGTCggaatataataaaaataacagAGAATTAGAAATCGTAACTTGAAACAAGAACTACAAATTTAAAGCAATAATTAAAGAGCAACCCGGGTTAATAAAACTGAGAAAATTAACTCGGAAAgacatttttttgaaactcCGTTGCGGGATTCAGACCTAACCATTCAAGGAGAAGCAGTGGGAACGACAGAACCTATGACTCCATAGGATTTTATTGCAAAGAATCCAAAAATGAGCCCCGCCAATTAGTTCCACGCGAATGTCTAATCAATACGAGCCATGGTCTTGGAGACAAGTGACTGATGTCACCGACAAGTGACTGATGTCAcctatttcttttttgcaacAGTAAATATCTACAAACATTTTATCCACAAAAA
This is a stretch of genomic DNA from Brachypodium distachyon strain Bd21 chromosome 1, Brachypodium_distachyon_v3.0, whole genome shotgun sequence. It encodes these proteins:
- the LOC100825067 gene encoding protein argonaute 14; its protein translation is MTVMVPAAHPAAPSAAIPAPAATATPAPGAPAPAAATPAPPPQASAAVGAGSQPALPAAAPVSSKALMPPARPGFGRAGQKITVRANHFLVRVADKDVCHYDVAINPEPKARRINRVLMSELLNIHRASSLGGLLVAYDGSKSLYTAGELPFKVMDFSIKLGKERREIEYKVTIRFAARANLYHLQQFLSGRQRDCPQDTIQALDVALRETPSQNYATFSRSFFSSNFGQSDIGDGLECWKGYYQSLRPTQMGLSLNIDTSSTSFYKAISVIKYVQACLPNADTRRPLSDRDRLKIKKALRGVRVETTHQQGKRSSYKITGITSVPLIQLNFSLDEGTQMTVAQYFLERYKYRLEFTSWPCLQSGNDSRPIYLPMEVCTIIEGQRFTRKLNEKQVTGILRATCQRPQLREENIRKMVESNNYAADRMAREFGIDVANQMVNVHARVLPPPTLKYHESGKDKACAPSVGQWNMINKKMVNGANVQRWTCLNFSRMHIDGVRMFCDDLVRMCNAIGMVVNVKPVDKVCSASANNIEGALKDVHKMFPDLQLLIVILPDVTGHYGKVKKVCETDLGIVTQCLKPGKVYNAKKQYFENVALKINVKAGGRNTALQQALSRQTPLVSDRPTIIFGADVTHPAAGEDSSASIAAVVASMDWPEITKYKAVVSAQPPRQEIIQELFWTGKDPEKGTPVHGGMIRELLISFLKKTNFKPQRIIFYRDGVSEGQFAQVLLHEMDAIRKACASLQEDYMPPVTFVVVQKRHHTRLFPEVHGKQCDKSGNILAGTVVDTNVCHPTEFDFYLCSHAGIQGTSRPTHYHVLFDENHFSADELQLLTNNLCYTYARCTRSVSVVPPAYYAHLAAFRARYYDEQMEGSDGGSVVSGGSRASAATGAGAAGAPAAFRQLPQIKDKVKDVMFYC